A single Herpetosiphonaceae bacterium DNA region contains:
- a CDS encoding DUF4180 domain-containing protein — protein sequence MKLTLCDVQGQRFMEGVPGQPLIERAEDVGSVLETCFAHAVDRLLLYPENLTARFFDLSSGEAGMLLQKLRTYHIRLAIVSSPTLRMSRRFADLLADEQRGPDVRLFDERAAAQEWLCSGRE from the coding sequence ATGAAACTCACGCTGTGTGATGTACAGGGCCAGCGCTTCATGGAGGGTGTACCCGGACAGCCCCTCATCGAGCGGGCAGAGGATGTCGGGAGCGTGCTTGAGACATGCTTTGCCCACGCCGTCGATCGGCTCCTGCTCTACCCCGAAAATCTGACGGCTCGCTTCTTCGACCTGAGTTCCGGCGAGGCTGGCATGCTGCTGCAAAAGCTGCGGACCTACCATATTCGTCTTGCGATCGTGTCCTCACCCACCCTGCGCATGAGCCGCCGCTTTGCGGATCTGCTGGCGGATGAGCAGCGCGGGCCGGACGTTCGCCTGTTCGACGAGCGCGCGGCGGCGCAGGAGTGGCTCTGTTCGGGACGAGAATGA